A window of Phacochoerus africanus isolate WHEZ1 chromosome 11, ROS_Pafr_v1, whole genome shotgun sequence genomic DNA:
ATGCTGACCAGGGCCCTCTGCACCTGGGAGGAATCTACTGGTGGAAAGCAGTTTCAGAGGGTTTCCAAAGAGAGCAGCTGGAAGAAGTGAAGCAGCAGTCAGCACAGGCCCTGGATGCTTACGTAACAGGCAGCTACAGTGGCTTTGGGGTGAacgttgctgcaggtgtggatgtGTCAGACGCTCATTCAAAAACAGGCTCTCAGAGAACAAACGTGCAAAATCTTCAAACCAAGGTCCACTTATCTGTGGCCCACACAGGTGGCCCACCTGAAGCAAACGGTCTGCTGGAGTGGAAAGCTGGCCTGGTCGCCAGTAACCAAACCTGGTGCGTCATTGACCGGGGACTTCAGCTGGTGCCCATTTGGGACATGATCCTCTTTAACCACAGAAGCGACTTTAAGGATCCTCTTCAGGTGGCCAACTGCCTGAAAGACAGCTACGCCGCGCTGACTGGTCTGACTGCCCAGATCCAGGAGGGAGAAGAACTACTGAGTGCGGAGGAGGAGGCCAGGGTTTTCCTAGAGGATGTGAGATCCTGGGAGGTATCTGATCCTGAAGAGCAGCTTAAAAAGCTAAGAAATTTCAGGCAAACCTTGAGCCACAAAACCAAAAGTCATGACACTTGGACTAATACATGCCTCACAGATTCGGGTCTGCAGAATTTTCTGGTGAACACTGTCAACTTTTGCAAAACGTCTTCCATTTCTGAGACGAAATTTATTAAATCTCAGTTGTGCAGCCTCTTGGATCCTCACGTCTACAGAGGGTCAAACTTTCCGCAGGTTCACTCCATTATGCAGTGGATATATCAGCCAGAACCAGAGCAAGAACCTGTCACCATCACCCAGTTCTCTGAATTaattaaaacctttaaaaaaacccAGGATGACCTACTGGAAGTGAAGGCCACATCGGAGTCCACAGAATCCCTGGAGGAAGCTCAAAGAAAGGCAACTTACGAGGTCAGCATGTCTCTCGGCTGCTTCTTCAATCACCTCCAAGAAATGGGGCAGGCAGACACATACATCCTGCTACTCTCCATTGCAGCTGGGGCAGGATATCACGTGGTAAACAATACATTTCAGTGCCTTCTGGGCTACGATGACATAGACTTCCTACTGCACACAATGCAAACTGCCCAAGATAAGTATCAAGAGCTCAAAACTATTTGCGATTATAGGGCTCAGGCTTTCCTGGTGCTCACAGGTCTGACAGCTACAGCTGGCATCAAAGCCGTTTCTCCAGAGGAGAAAAAACAACGCTTGGCATTCATACGACATCACATGGGACAATCGTTCTCTAAAGAAGTCATTCACGTTCTCACCAAACTGGGAACAGATTCTAATTGGGAAAACCTAGAAAAAGACTTGAGATTGCTCATTGATGGAGATTATGAAGCCACTGTCTCTTCACTGCAAATGGAGGAGGTGAGAAAACAACTGCAAAGTCTCATCCATGAAGACAAGGAGCCCAACAGACCGGAGGTCATAGAGAACGGAGCCTTCCTAGAACTACTCCAGCGTCTAGGCCTAGAACATTACTACCCAAAAAAGATGAGCAGATCTAACTTCCACCTGATCTAGTAGACTTCCGTGTACAACACCCAGCCCTGCTCTGAAAGAGAGCTTCCTTTCTACTTCCTGCAGAAGCTGATGATGCTGGATTACGGCCTGAGATACCTGGTCATCAGAGATGAGGAGTACACAGAGGAGCAGGTGTGCTCAAGCAACACAGGTCAAGAAAATGCAGACTTGATCCGTACGAAGACCTGGTGGAAGACAAGGACGGTCCCACTCATCCTTCAGCCACTGCTGTCAAGCCCGTGTTCACCCTATGGACATTCAGATGGCGATCCTTCACTGCGCAGATGACTTTGCCAGACAGTATATTTTCGCCAAACTTGCCATCTGTCAGtttgccctccccctcctcataCCTCATCCCTGCAATGCTCAAATAGAATTCTCTCTCTGGTCCCTCCGTCAAATTAGGAGGAGCTGGCAGCAAGCAGGGAAACCAACAGAACAGGAGAAGGATAATTACAAGAATCAGCAGATGTGTGGAGTCTCTACCCCCATTGTGTCCTTTCTCAGAGTCGGAAAGGGCTTCTCTGCCTCCAAATCTCAGATCATGAACTGTCTGCTCAGTCAACGGAAGCACGATGTCTTTTTTCACCGACACTGCAAAGGGAGCAGCAGGGACGTCTCTTGATGGCAGGTGTGGTGGAAGTCACCTGGTTCTGTCCTGGGGCGGGAGATGAGGACAGGTTTGACAACTGCTTGACCTTCACCAATCTCCATGGAGATGCGAAGGAACACAAACAGCAACTCACCTTTTTGCAGGAGGTCTCCTCGCTCATTGTGGTCCTCATGTCAACTTCTGATGACAGTCAAGAAAGCCGAAAAGTTGTCCGGGCGCTGTGTCAGTCGCCAAAACCTTTAATCTGTTTGCTTGACGATAAGGAAAAAGCCATGTCCAGTACCTCTGGCCCGAGAGTGAGAATTGGGATCAGGAACAGAAATGAGGCAGAATTCATAGAGGAGCTCGCAACTACAATCAGAGGGTTGCTAAAACCCTCTGACACTGCTCTCAGCTTGGAAAACTGTGCTCAAGTTGCTCGCAAGCAAGGAATGCTTATTGATGAAGACCAGGAAGACTGCAAGGAAGCCAAAACCAAGGCAGAGGTTCTAATGGCCCTACTGGAAGACATGGAAATAGCTCAGTTGAAGGAAAACCTACTGCCCCTTCAGGGAGAACTGTGGCAACTTTGgtgcaaaaaagacaaagaactctATCACCTGAGAGAAAAGGGGAATCGGAGCATTGAACAGCACAAGAGTGACATCGAGACAGACAAACAAATGATACGATGTCGACAGTTGATGAAAGCCTTTCCTCTCAATGACTTAATGCATTCTGTCCTGGGAATTCTCCAAAAACATTCCGAAACTCACACCAAACTCTACTTCTTGCAATGGCTGAGTGTGTTTTTAGACAACCTGACTGCAGGACACTTGGAGAAactaaatgagaagaaaaagcaacTGTGGTCACGGgtccaaaaagaaaagcaagaggcaCAAGAGAGCAGCTCCCTGAAAGGCCTGCAAAATGAGTTGGAAGCTATCTCCAGAAGGATTAGTGACTGTACCTTGGGAGTTGAGCAGATTCTCAGAGAACTTGGCCAGATCTACGAAGCTCTTGAAGAAGGTTCCTCCACAAAAGATGTCttgtttctctcccttcctcacaTGGCCGCAGATCTGATGCTATCTGGTGTTCCCATTGAGCTGATGGATGGCGATGCTTCATATGTGCCCCTGAGGTGGGTGGCAGCTGTTTTTGACAAGGTCTCTGAGAAACTTGGAGACAAACGGCTCTTTGTTCTCTCTATCCTTGGTCTGCAGAGCTCAGGGAAGTCCACCCTACTGAATGCAATGTTTGGGCTGCAGTTCACTGTCAGTGCTGGGAGGTGTACCCGGGGGGCTTACATGCAGCTCCTGGAGGTGGAGGAGACGTTCACAGACGAACTTGGCTTTGACTTTCTTCTTGTTGTGGACACGGAAGGCCTTCGGGCACCTGAACTCAGCAACAAGTCCCAGAATCGTGACAATGAGTTGGCAACTTTTGTCATCGGCCTTGGCAACTTAACTGTGATCAATATTTTTGGGGAAAATCCATCGGAAATGCAAGATATTCTACAAATAGCTGTCCAAGCCTTCCTGAGGATGAAACAAGTAAAAATCTCTCCCAGCTGCCTCTTTGTCCATCAGAATGTGGGCGAAGTTACAGCCAAAGACCACACCATGGAAGGACGGAGGCGGCTAGAGCAGAGACTGGATGAAATGGCAGCCACAGCAGCTGAGGAGGAACAGTGCTCTGACGTCGGCCGCTTCAGTGACGTCATTAAGTTTGATGTCCATACTCACGTCTACTACTTCGCTCACCTCTGGGATGGC
This region includes:
- the LOC125111665 gene encoding LOW QUALITY PROTEIN: interferon-induced very large GTPase 1-like (The sequence of the model RefSeq protein was modified relative to this genomic sequence to represent the inferred CDS: inserted 3 bases in 3 codons; substituted 2 bases at 2 genomic stop codons) translates to MDIIESTTDEPLLRGKKGQSLQEMLREAGLAVEYWLPKLQEHLGVTSAQALQHLEEQDLQKLKSQAQHPWEKRALDKLLNLSHSNRLQEFWESQVETRMKTHKQAEQALQELRGLLSEGRQRNAEAVRKKEAELRQAMEIPKEFWPPPENSLKEVIENMQRQLHLVEGRLAHRQNLPERELVRHASGGLALQGIYKTSDQNGLIEKREELLSVPKEFSLCGPQQGTRMETKQFTSSQAESMFTKTMEKLGFSVTASAKGGAWGWSLESSTDHRKHSESKETQQSQAELPYFCSTKFSYIPLASCHFPFDQLHFSKAALQELKCIEDLMGQPEDPDRLPLLRRRTEAFFRRFGSHADQGPLHLGGIYWWKAVSEGFQREQLEEVKQQSAQALDAYVTGSYSGFGVNVAAGVDVSDAHSKTGSQRTNVQNLQTKVHLSVAHTGGPPEANGLLEWKAGLVASNQTWCVIDRGLQLVPIWDMILFNHRSDFKDPLQVANCLKDSYAALTGLTAQIQEGEELLSAEEEARVFLEDVRSWEVSDPEEQLKKLRNFRQTLSHKTKSHDTWTNTCLTDSGLQNFLVNTVNFCKTSSISETKFIKSQLCSLLDPHVYRGSNFPQVHSIMQWIYQPEPEQEPVTITQFSELIKTFKKTQDDLLEVKATSESTESLEEAQRKATYEVSMSLGCFFNHLQEMGQADTYILLLSIAAGAGYHVVNNTFQCLLGYDDIDFLLHTMQTAQDKYQELKTICDYRAQAFLVLTGLTATAGIKAVSPEEKKQRLAFIRHHMGQSFSKEVIHVLTKLGTDSNWENLEKDLRLLIDGDYEATVSSLQMEEVRKQLQSLIHEDKEPNRPEVIENGAFLELLQRLGLEHYYPKKMSRSNFHLIXXTSVYNTQPCSERELPFYFLQKLMMLDYGLRYLVIRDEEYTEEQVCSSNTGQENADXDPYEDLVEDKDGPTHPSATAVKPXVHPMDIQMAILHCADDFARQYIFAKLAICQFALPLLIPHPCNAQIEFSLWSLRQIRRSWQQAGKPTEQEKDNYKNQQMCGVSTPIVSFLRVGKGFSASKSQIMNCLLSQRKHDVFFHRHCKGSSRDXLLMAGVVEVTWFCPGAGDEDRFDNCLTFTNLHGDAKEHKQQLTFLQEVSSLIVVLMSTSDDSQESRKVVRALCQSPKPLICLLDDKEKAMSSTSGPRVRIGIRNRNEAEFIEELATTIRGLLKPSDTALSLENCAQVARKQGMLIDEDQEDCKEAKTKAEVLMALLEDMEIAQLKENLLPLQGELWQLWCKKDKELYHLREKGNRSIEQHKSDIETDKQMIRCRQLMKAFPLNDLMHSVLGILQKHSETHTKLYFLQWLSVFLDNLTAGHLEKLNEKKKQLWSRVQKEKQEAQESSSLKGLQNELEAISRRISDCTLGVEQILRELGQIYEALEEGSSTKDVLFLSLPHMAADLMLSGVPIELMDGDASYVPLRWVAAVFDKVSEKLGDKRLFVLSILGLQSSGKSTLLNAMFGLQFTVSAGRCTRGAYMQLLEVEETFTDELGFDFLLVVDTEGLRAPELSNKSQNRDNELATFVIGLGNLTVINIFGENPSEMQDILQIAVQAFLRMKQVKISPSCLFVHQNVGEVTAKDHTMEGRRRLEQRLDEMAATAAEEEQCSDVGRFSDVIKFDVHTHVYYFAHLWDGNPPMAPPNPRYSHNAQELKSRILATAKQEARGSIMKISDVKFRVQDLWKALLNENFVFSFRNTREVTAMSKLETMYNKWTWELRSHVLSLQDQLINQIQNGKIHTLEAHTLAAPVTDKYEAIKQELEKYFSEDPDSEVLVQWKGNFENKLMILKESLISDSQRKAKELIRFKKNQEKLDNKKSGYEKELLEKSRNLALTVKGTEWSEEELRKKFNPLWKKWVYDVSSTLPPVTEPAIEVDAENILLDYFKKEKKMVDKLKKAWGKEFMIKYDKHVQMKTKYWTFSKMTLEAQDEASIHMTTDRILSKFNETINNICRQKHDYDPIYFHEILRIIDEEVKSAPTQERYTFTRNYEIDLSLCLFQRASVKFKEMHKAFKRANDPVNYLESKKDDFFMSFKISCQGATSIKTFVDFLWNKLTPAVSNTIRKKMAPQIAGDIRATCPAFSGNRSNLEKHILISLAQEENFNNYWQYLHNPQSFFKNYIENQIKSYCSDEGSEKMKTFLKMSVDAIKNDILSAIHEATEIAKDKRSPASGWLDLFCDKLRSDLIFPRKDLVSIEHQEIKDMEFLKEAMCKALDPEMNRVEQNCLDVPVEEMVPEIQKMLSEHLSGCWKQCPCCRAICTNTIPTHDGDHSVPFHRPQAVNGMFWYETNNFVLDYCTSLVTSDCFFLLDDGRRIPYKNYRQAGGDYATWSITPDTSDQPYWKWFVCHFRSTLEEKYQKGFIGKGKIPDAWEEITKQNVLDDLK